From one Scophthalmus maximus strain ysfricsl-2021 chromosome 19, ASM2237912v1, whole genome shotgun sequence genomic stretch:
- the egr3 gene encoding LOW QUALITY PROTEIN: early growth response protein 3 (The sequence of the model RefSeq protein was modified relative to this genomic sequence to represent the inferred CDS: inserted 1 base in 1 codon) — translation MTGKLAEKLPLTMSSLINTIPDSLYPEEDIPTSMNIFTSTESINHYSQMNTDNIMDLGMGSEKATAEIQYGSSFQSNRSGQTVTYLGKFAFDTPPSGGIGGSGWCSDNNIISLVSAGILGVSPSPGTVTTQTSSSAASMGGQTSDMEQVYGPPLPAYSTCSDLYQDQVSFHHSPATSTALAYPGNDYHSTSKASMDGSLFSMIPDYNLFHHQGEVGVMEHKPFQTMDPIRVNPPPITPLETIRAFKDKQQIHPGYIGGQQHPPQHHQPPQTLTLKPIRPRKYPNRPSKTPVHERPHACPAENCDRRFSRSDELTRHLRIHTGHKPFQCRICMRSFSRSDHLTTHIRTHTGEKPFSCEFCGRKFARSDERKRHAKVHLKQKDKKAVDKSSGAAGSHSSPPSSCGGXDSGNIMTVTDCTWTEPSPCPIKRLMKKGSHPL, via the exons ATGACAGGGAAACTAGCGGAGAAGCTCCCTCTTACCATGAGCAGTTTAATTAACACGATCCCTGACAGTCTCTACCCAGAAGAGGACATCCCGACGTCTATGAATATTTTCACCAGTACGGAATCTATAAACCACTATTCGCAAATGAACACAG ATAATATCATGGATCTGGGCATGGGAAGCGAGAAAGCCACTGCAGAGATTCAGTATGGATCCAGCTTCCAGTCCAACCGCAGCGGGCAGACTGTCACCTATCTGGGGAAGTTTGCCTTTGACACCCCTCCGTCAGGTGGCATTGGTGGCTCTGGCTGGTGCTCTGACAACAATATCATAAGTCTCGTCAGCGCAGGGATCCTGGGTGTCTCTCCCTCACCCGGCACAGTAACAACGCAGACATCATCCTCTGCAGCCAGCATGGGCGGACAGACGTCAGATATGGAGCAGGTATATGGTCCGCCACTGCCTGCCTATTCTACCTGCAGTGACCTGTACCAGGATCAGGTCTCCTTTCACCACAGCCCTGCAACCAGCACAGCTCTAGCCTACCCTGGCAATGACTATCACTCCACATCCAAAGCCTCCATGGACGGCAGTCTTTTCTCCATGATCCCTGACTACAACCTTTTCCATCATCAGGGGGAGGTTGGTGTGATGGAGCACAAGCCCTTCCAGACCATGGACCCCATCCGGGTCAACCCTCCACCCATCACACCTCTGGAGACCATCCGAGCATTCAAAGACAAGCAACAAATTCACCCAGGTTACATCGGCGGGCAGCAGCATCCTCCTCAGCACCACCAACCACCACAGACTCTCACCCTCAAACCCATCCGGCCACGGAAGTACCCCAACCGTCCCAGCAAAACCCCCGTCCACGAACGGCCACATGCCTGTCCGGCAGAGAACTGTGACAGGCGCTTCTCACGCTCAGATGAGCTCACACGTCACCTTCGCATCCACACAGGTCACAAGCCCTTCCAGTGTAGAATATGCATGCGCTCCTTCAGCCGGAGTGACCACCTGACCACACAcatccgcacacacacaggcgagAAGCCCTTCTCCTGTGAGTTCTGTGGACGCAAGTTTGCCAGGAGCGACGAGCGAAAGAGACACGCAAAGGTCCACCTGAAACAGAAGGACAAGAAGGCTGTTGACAAGAGCAGCGGAGCAGCTGGGAGCCATAGCTCGCCACCCAGCTCCTGTGGGG CCGACAGTGGGAACATCATGACCGTCACCGATTGCACTTGGACTGAACCCTCACCATGCCCCATAAAGAGACTCATGAAGAAGGGATCACATCCACTATGA